In Pseudomonas oryzicola, one DNA window encodes the following:
- a CDS encoding CoA transferase subunit A, with product MAAILSLHDAVKQFIQDGDTVALEGFTHLIPTAAGHEIIRQGKRDLTLVRMTPDLIYDQLIGAGCASKLIFSWGGNPGVGSLHRLRDAVEKQWPHAIEIEEHSHADLANAYVAGASGLPFAVLRAYAGSDLPKVNPLIKSVTCPFTGEVLAAVPSVRPDVTVIHAQKADRKGNVLLWGILGVQKEAALAAKRCIVTVEEIVDDLQSPMNACVLPTWALSAVCLVPGGAHPSYAHGYYERDNRFYQAWDPIARSRESFTAWIDTCIRGTADFNEFKARLASTAEAAQ from the coding sequence ATGGCCGCAATTCTCTCGCTTCACGACGCCGTGAAGCAGTTCATCCAGGATGGCGATACCGTCGCCCTGGAAGGTTTCACCCACCTGATCCCGACCGCCGCTGGCCACGAAATCATCCGCCAGGGCAAGCGCGACCTGACCCTGGTGCGCATGACCCCCGACCTGATCTATGACCAGCTGATCGGCGCTGGTTGCGCCAGCAAGCTGATTTTCTCCTGGGGCGGCAACCCGGGGGTCGGTTCGCTGCACCGCCTGCGTGATGCCGTCGAAAAGCAATGGCCTCACGCTATCGAGATTGAAGAACACAGCCACGCCGACCTGGCCAACGCCTACGTTGCTGGTGCCTCCGGCCTGCCCTTCGCGGTGCTGCGTGCCTACGCCGGTTCCGATCTGCCGAAGGTCAACCCGCTGATCAAGAGTGTTACCTGCCCGTTCACCGGTGAAGTGCTGGCTGCGGTACCGTCGGTGCGCCCGGACGTGACCGTGATCCACGCGCAGAAAGCTGACCGCAAGGGCAACGTGCTGCTGTGGGGGATTCTCGGTGTGCAGAAGGAGGCTGCCCTGGCCGCCAAGCGTTGCATTGTCACTGTCGAGGAAATCGTCGACGACCTGCAGTCACCGATGAATGCCTGCGTGCTACCGACCTGGGCCCTGAGCGCAGTGTGCCTGGTGCCGGGTGGTGCGCACCCGTCCTACGCTCACGGCTACTACGAACGTGACAACCGTTTCTACCAGGCGTGGGACCCGATTGCCCGTAGCCGCGAATCGTTCACCGCCTGGATCGACACCTGCATCCGCGGCACTGCCGACTTCAACGAATTCAAGGCCAGGCTGGCCAGCACTGCGGAGGCCGCACAATGA
- a CDS encoding CoA-transferase subunit beta → MSYSTSEMMTVAAARRLRNGAVCFVGIGLPSKAANLARLTSSPDVVLIYESGPIGAKPSVLPLSIGDGELAETADTVVPTGEIFRYWLQGGRIDVGFLGAAQVDRFGNINTTVVGDYHAPKTRLPGAGGAPEIAGSAKQVLIILKQSPRAFVDKLDFITSVGHGEGGDSRKRLGLPGDGPVGIITDLCIMQPEAGTNEFVVTAIHPGVTREQIIAATGWAIRFADDVQTTAEPTEVELSALRDLEARTAAAHGQAAGEA, encoded by the coding sequence ATGAGCTACTCCACTTCCGAAATGATGACCGTCGCCGCAGCCCGGCGCCTGCGCAATGGTGCTGTGTGCTTCGTCGGCATCGGCTTGCCGTCCAAGGCCGCCAACCTGGCGCGCCTGACCTCGTCGCCTGACGTGGTATTGATCTACGAATCCGGCCCGATCGGCGCCAAGCCAAGCGTGCTGCCGCTGTCGATCGGCGATGGCGAGCTGGCCGAGACCGCCGATACCGTGGTACCGACCGGCGAGATCTTCCGCTACTGGCTGCAAGGTGGCCGCATCGATGTCGGTTTCCTTGGTGCCGCGCAGGTCGACCGCTTCGGCAACATCAATACCACCGTAGTCGGTGACTACCACGCCCCGAAAACCCGCCTGCCGGGTGCCGGCGGCGCACCGGAGATCGCCGGTTCGGCCAAGCAGGTGCTGATCATCCTCAAGCAGTCGCCGCGTGCCTTCGTCGACAAGCTGGATTTCATCACCTCGGTCGGCCACGGTGAAGGCGGCGACTCGCGCAAGCGCCTTGGCCTGCCAGGCGACGGCCCGGTCGGCATCATCACCGACCTGTGCATCATGCAGCCGGAAGCCGGCACCAACGAATTCGTCGTCACCGCCATCCACCCAGGCGTGACCCGTGAGCAGATCATCGCTGCCACTGGTTGGGCGATCCGTTTTGCCGACGATGTGCAAACCACTGCCGAACCCACCGAAGTCGAGCTGTCCGCACTGCGCGACCTCGAAGCCCGTACCGCCGCGGCCCATGGCCAGGCGGCAGGAGAAGCCTGA